The stretch of DNA GTCTCCGCATGTCGATACCGGTGACTTTGTCATAGTGGTGAACGCTGAGAAAATTATTCTCACCGGTGGTAAAGAGAACAAGAAAGAATATTGGATTCAATCTTCTCACCCCGGCAGCAGCCATCATATACCTTATCAGACCATGCTCCACAAGCACCCCACCGAAGTGATTCGTAAAGCGGTATGGGGAATGTTGCCACGTGGCGCATTGGGAAACCGGATGATCAGTAAGCTTAAGCTGGTGGTCGGTCCGGATGCTTCGAAGTATACCGCGCAGAAGCCGGAAGTAGTCCCGGTGGACAAATTTCGCGCGATAGCGTAAGCCGATTGATTAGAGGAAGTGCGGAAACGAGTCGATGAAACCACCGTTTTTTTATGCAACTGGACGACGGAAGACTAGCGTAGCGCGGGTCTACCTATCCCTCGGTACCGGTAAGATCACCGTCAACAATAAATCGCTTTTAGAGTATTTCCGACGTGAGATATTAAAAATGACGATTATGCAACCGCTCGAGCTCCTCGATGCCGTCAGTAAATTTGACATCGAAGCGTATTGCTCTGGTGGCGGCTTATCAGGACAAGCCGGAGCTCTCCGATTAGGAATGGCCCGCGCTTTGATTGAATTTGACCCTGAGTTGAAACCGTCGTTGCGGAAACATGGATTTGTGACCCGCGACCCGCGTGCTGTTGAACGTAAGAAATACGGTCGACCCAAAGCGCGGAAGCGGTTCCAGTACTCCAAACGGTAAGATGGAGGTTAGGCATTACGTTTCAAATCACGAAGCGATACTTTGCCTGACAATGTTTTCGGAGGTTGGGTTTACATACCCGATAATCTCTCTATAGGAATAGGATTCGAATGCCGAGAGTCACAGTGGAACAACTGGTCGCAGTGCAAGCGCACTTTGGCCATCTGACAAGTAAGTGGAATCCCCGCATGAAGCCGTACATCTTCACGAAGCGGAATGGAATCCATATCATCGATTTGATGAAAACCTCGGACATGATCGACCGGGCGTGCGAAGCGGTGTTACAGATCGTCGCTGCCGGCGATCAAGTGCTGTTTGTCGGTACTAAGAAACAGGCGAAAGAGTTAGTCAAGGAACAAGCGATTCGTTGCAACTCTCCCTACGTTTGTGAACGTTGGCTCGGCGGCACCTTGACCAACTTGCAGACGATTCGCAA from bacterium encodes:
- the rplM gene encoding 50S ribosomal protein L13, producing MKTQHLNNAAVERKWYTIDADGMVLGRLSSEIARILRGKHKAIWSPHVDTGDFVIVVNAEKIILTGGKENKKEYWIQSSHPGSSHHIPYQTMLHKHPTEVIRKAVWGMLPRGALGNRMISKLKLVVGPDASKYTAQKPEVVPVDKFRAIA
- the rpsI gene encoding 30S ribosomal protein S9; the encoded protein is MKPPFFYATGRRKTSVARVYLSLGTGKITVNNKSLLEYFRREILKMTIMQPLELLDAVSKFDIEAYCSGGGLSGQAGALRLGMARALIEFDPELKPSLRKHGFVTRDPRAVERKKYGRPKARKRFQYSKR